In the Leptospira sp. WS4.C2 genome, one interval contains:
- a CDS encoding response regulator, with protein MESVKIAILEDHSVVTEGIISILKSNPFFSLAGEFRTAADLFHFLESNPIDLLVLDIDLPDRNGIDVLREIKEKHQPTKVIIFSLHGSRVYVEDALKAKADGYMLKSDPISKLPEVIELVMKGGSFVSDGVSKVQLPFSAFQMEILNLLVQGLSQNEVADRIQKSRKTVEYHLNQMRTKFSCKNNNELISKYEKEIQK; from the coding sequence GTGGAATCCGTTAAAATTGCCATCTTAGAAGACCATTCCGTTGTCACAGAAGGAATCATATCTATCCTAAAATCCAATCCTTTCTTTTCTCTTGCCGGAGAATTTCGAACTGCTGCCGATTTGTTCCATTTTTTAGAATCCAACCCGATTGACCTTTTGGTTTTGGACATCGACTTACCAGATCGCAACGGAATCGACGTTTTGCGCGAGATTAAAGAAAAACACCAACCAACGAAAGTCATTATCTTTTCCTTACATGGAAGTCGGGTTTATGTGGAAGATGCATTGAAAGCCAAAGCCGATGGATACATGTTAAAGTCAGATCCTATCTCTAAACTTCCAGAAGTCATTGAACTTGTGATGAAAGGTGGGTCTTTTGTTTCCGATGGAGTGAGCAAAGTCCAACTTCCTTTCTCTGCTTTCCAAATGGAAATTCTAAACTTACTTGTACAAGGTTTGTCTCAAAATGAAGTGGCGGACAGAATCCAAAAGTCAAGAAAGACAGTGGAATACCATCTCAATCAAATGCGTACCAAATTCTCTTGTAAAAACAACAACGAACTCATTTCCAAATACGAAAAAGAAATACAAAAATAG